In one Catenovulum adriaticum genomic region, the following are encoded:
- the rpoB gene encoding DNA-directed RNA polymerase subunit beta, which produces MAYSYTEKKRIRKDFGKRPQVLDVPYLLSIQLDSFRKFIDVDPDGQYGLEAAFHSVFPIVSYSGSSELQYVSYHLGEPVFDVKECQVRGVTYSAPLRVKLRLVLYDKEAPAGTIKDIKEQEVYMGEIPLMTENGTFVINGTERVIVSQLHRSPGVFFDHDKGKTHSSGKVLYNARVIPYRGSWLDFEFDPKDNLFVRIDRRRKLPASIILRALEYTTEQILDLFFDSVVFEIKESTCMMQLVPERLLGETAAFDINDSKGNLIVEKGRRITARHVRQLAKTNVAELEVPVEYLLGKILKKSYVDESTGEIIAEANSEITLELLAELAKAGHKVIETLYVNDLDHGAYMSETLRVDSTSNRIEALVEIYRMMRPGEPPTREAAEGLFENLFFNEDRYDLSSVGRMKFNRRVKREELVGSGILSNQDIIDVMKTLIDIRDGKGEVDDIDHLGNRRIRSVGEMAENQFRVGLVRVERAVKERLSLGDLENLTPQDLINAKPISAAVKEYFGSSQLSQFMDQNNPLSEVTHKRRISALGPGGLTRERAGFEVRDVHPTHYGRLCPIETPEGPNIGLINSLASYARTNDFGFLETPYRKVVDGQVTEQIEYLSAIEEGNYVIAQASAAVDDDNRLSDELVNCRHKNEFTLMNSDEVQYMDVAPQQIVSVAASLIPFLEHDDANRALMGSNMQRQAVPTLKADKPLVGTGVEKTVAIDSGVTVVAKRGGVIDYVDASRIVVKVNDEETVPGEAGIDIYNLTKYTRSNQNTCINQKPTVEMGIPVVRGDVLADGPSTDLGELALGQNMRIAFMPWNGYNFEDSILVSERVVEEDRLTTIHIQELSCIARDTKLGPEEITSDIPNVGESALSKLDESGVVYIGAEVKGGDILVGKVTPKGETQLTPEEKLLRAIFGEKASDVKDSSLRVPNSISGTIIDVQVFTRDGVEKDKRAKEIEQMQVAEVKKDLSTEFSILEDDIFARARTLLIKAGQSEAELDSMDRTKWLTQSLTDEDQQAELETIAEQYEETRAEFDKKLEIKRNKITQGDDLAPGVLKIVKVYLAVKRQIQPGDKMAGRHGNKGVISTILPVEDMPYDENGDAVDIVLNPLGVPSRMNVGQILETHLGAAAKGIGRQINIMLQEQREIHELRNYIQKAYDVGNCRQQVDIASFTDEEVLRLASHLKAGLPMGTPVFDGAKEPELKELLTLAGLPTSGQIQLCDGRTGNPFERPVTVGYMYMLKLNHLVDDKMHARSTGSYSLVTQQPLGGKAQFGGQRFGEMEVWALEAYGASYTLQEMLTVKSDDVNGRTKMYKNIVDGNHKMEPGMPESFNVLLKEIRSLGINIELEEE; this is translated from the coding sequence ATGGCTTATTCTTATACCGAAAAGAAACGCATTCGTAAGGATTTTGGTAAGCGTCCGCAGGTTCTGGATGTACCTTATTTGCTTTCCATCCAGTTAGACTCTTTCCGAAAATTCATTGATGTAGACCCTGATGGTCAATATGGTCTGGAAGCTGCCTTCCACTCTGTATTCCCGATCGTTAGCTACTCTGGCAGCTCTGAGTTGCAGTATGTCAGCTACCACCTAGGCGAACCCGTATTTGATGTTAAAGAATGTCAAGTCAGAGGGGTAACTTATTCTGCACCCCTTCGTGTAAAACTCAGATTGGTTTTATACGATAAAGAAGCTCCTGCAGGAACAATAAAAGATATAAAAGAGCAGGAAGTCTATATGGGTGAAATCCCATTAATGACTGAAAACGGGACTTTCGTAATTAATGGTACTGAGCGTGTTATTGTATCTCAATTACATCGTTCACCAGGTGTATTCTTTGACCACGATAAAGGTAAAACACACTCATCTGGTAAAGTTTTATATAATGCACGCGTTATTCCTTACCGTGGTTCATGGTTAGACTTTGAGTTTGACCCTAAAGATAACTTATTTGTACGTATTGATCGACGTCGTAAGTTACCAGCCTCAATTATTTTACGTGCATTAGAATATACAACTGAACAAATTTTAGATCTTTTCTTTGACTCTGTCGTATTTGAAATTAAAGAAAGCACTTGCATGATGCAATTGGTTCCTGAGCGTTTGCTTGGTGAAACTGCTGCTTTTGATATTAATGACAGCAAAGGTAACTTAATTGTTGAGAAAGGTCGCCGTATTACCGCGCGTCATGTTCGCCAATTAGCGAAAACCAATGTAGCTGAGTTAGAAGTACCAGTTGAGTACTTACTTGGCAAAATATTGAAAAAATCTTATGTAGATGAGTCAACCGGTGAAATTATTGCCGAGGCCAACTCTGAAATTACATTAGAATTGTTAGCTGAACTGGCAAAAGCTGGTCACAAAGTGATTGAAACTTTATACGTCAATGATTTAGATCATGGTGCGTATATGTCTGAAACTTTACGAGTTGACTCAACCTCTAATCGTATTGAAGCGTTAGTAGAAATCTATCGTATGATGCGCCCAGGTGAGCCACCAACACGTGAAGCGGCTGAAGGTTTGTTTGAGAACTTATTCTTCAACGAAGACAGATATGATTTATCTAGTGTCGGTCGAATGAAATTTAACCGTCGTGTTAAGCGTGAAGAGTTAGTTGGTTCTGGCATCTTATCCAATCAAGATATTATCGATGTAATGAAAACATTGATTGATATTCGAGATGGTAAAGGTGAAGTAGATGATATTGACCACTTAGGTAATCGTCGTATTCGTTCTGTCGGTGAAATGGCTGAAAATCAGTTCCGTGTTGGTTTAGTTCGTGTTGAGCGTGCTGTTAAAGAGCGTTTAAGCTTAGGTGATTTAGAAAATTTAACGCCTCAAGATTTAATTAATGCTAAGCCTATTTCTGCTGCGGTTAAAGAGTACTTTGGTTCTAGTCAGTTATCTCAGTTTATGGACCAAAATAATCCATTGTCAGAGGTGACTCATAAACGCCGTATTTCTGCATTAGGTCCAGGTGGTTTAACACGTGAACGTGCAGGCTTCGAAGTACGTGACGTACATCCAACTCACTATGGTCGTTTATGTCCAATCGAAACCCCAGAAGGGCCAAACATTGGTCTAATTAACTCATTAGCAAGTTATGCGCGAACTAATGATTTTGGTTTCTTGGAAACACCATATCGTAAAGTAGTAGACGGTCAGGTTACAGAACAAATTGAATACCTCTCAGCGATTGAAGAAGGTAATTATGTTATCGCTCAGGCAAGTGCTGCTGTTGACGATGACAATCGATTATCTGATGAGTTGGTAAACTGTCGTCATAAAAATGAATTTACATTGATGAATTCTGACGAAGTTCAGTATATGGATGTTGCTCCACAGCAGATCGTATCTGTTGCTGCATCACTTATCCCATTCTTAGAACACGATGATGCGAACCGTGCATTAATGGGTTCTAACATGCAACGTCAAGCTGTACCAACATTAAAAGCTGATAAGCCTTTAGTCGGTACGGGTGTTGAAAAAACAGTTGCTATCGATTCTGGGGTAACGGTTGTTGCTAAACGTGGCGGTGTTATTGATTATGTTGATGCAAGTCGCATCGTAGTTAAAGTCAATGATGAAGAAACCGTACCGGGTGAAGCGGGCATCGATATTTATAACTTAACTAAATATACACGCTCTAACCAAAATACTTGTATTAACCAAAAACCAACGGTTGAAATGGGTATTCCAGTGGTTCGTGGTGACGTATTGGCTGATGGCCCATCAACTGACTTAGGTGAGTTGGCATTAGGTCAAAACATGCGTATCGCCTTCATGCCCTGGAATGGTTATAACTTTGAGGATTCAATCCTAGTTTCAGAGCGCGTTGTTGAAGAAGATCGTTTAACCACAATTCACATTCAAGAATTAAGCTGTATCGCTCGTGATACTAAATTAGGTCCTGAAGAAATTACTTCGGATATTCCTAATGTTGGCGAGTCAGCTTTATCTAAATTAGATGAATCTGGTGTGGTTTATATTGGTGCTGAAGTGAAAGGCGGCGATATCTTAGTGGGTAAAGTTACCCCTAAAGGCGAAACCCAGTTAACACCAGAAGAGAAACTACTGAGAGCAATTTTTGGTGAAAAAGCATCAGACGTAAAAGATAGTTCTTTACGTGTTCCTAATAGTATCAGCGGTACTATTATTGATGTTCAAGTATTTACGCGTGATGGTGTTGAAAAAGATAAACGCGCTAAAGAAATTGAACAGATGCAAGTTGCTGAAGTGAAAAAAGATTTATCTACTGAATTTAGCATCTTAGAAGATGATATATTCGCTCGTGCACGCACATTATTGATCAAAGCTGGCCAATCTGAAGCTGAGCTTGATTCAATGGATCGCACTAAATGGTTAACACAAAGCTTAACTGATGAAGATCAGCAAGCTGAGTTAGAAACCATTGCAGAGCAATATGAAGAAACTCGTGCTGAATTTGATAAAAAATTAGAAATCAAACGCAATAAAATTACCCAAGGTGATGACTTAGCGCCGGGCGTATTAAAAATAGTTAAAGTTTATTTAGCTGTTAAACGTCAAATCCAGCCTGGTGATAAAATGGCGGGTCGTCATGGTAACAAAGGTGTAATTTCTACCATCTTACCAGTTGAAGATATGCCATATGATGAAAATGGTGATGCGGTAGATATCGTATTAAATCCATTAGGTGTACCTTCTCGAATGAACGTAGGTCAGATCCTTGAAACTCACTTAGGTGCTGCTGCGAAAGGTATTGGTCGTCAGATTAATATTATGTTGCAAGAGCAAAGAGAGATTCACGAGTTACGTAACTACATTCAAAAAGCATACGATGTAGGTAATTGCCGTCAGCAAGTTGATATTGCAAGTTTCACAGATGAAGAAGTTCTTCGTCTTGCAAGTCATTTAAAAGCGGGTTTACCTATGGGTACACCTGTATTTGATGGTGCAAAAGAACCTGAACTTAAAGAATTGTTGACACTTGCTGGTTTACCAACAAGCGGCCAAATTCAGTTATGCGATGGTCGTACTGGTAACCCATTTGAGCGTCCGGTTACTGTTGGTTATATGTACATGCTTAAATTGAATCACTTAGTTGATGATAAAATGCATGCGCGTTCAACAGGTTCGTACAGCTTAGTTACTCAGCAGCCATTAGGTGGTAAAGCTCAGTTTGGTGGTCAAAGATTCGGTGAGATGGAAGTTTGGGCACTTGAAGCTTACGGTGCTTCTTATACACTACAAGAAATGTTGACAGTTAAGTCAGATGACGTTAACGGTCGTACTAAGATGTATAAGAACATTGTGGATGGAAACCACAAGATGGAACCAGGCATGCCTGAGTCTTTCAACGTATTGTTGAAAGAAATCCGTTCTTTAGGTATCAACATTGAATTGGAAGAAGAGTAA
- the rpoC gene encoding DNA-directed RNA polymerase subunit beta', which produces MKDLLKFLKQQNKTEEFDRIRIGLSSPDMIRSWSFGEVKKPETINYRTFKPERDGLFCARIFGPIKDYECLCGKYKRLKHRGVICEKCGVEVTLTKVRRERMGHIELASPVAHIWFLKSLPSRIGLMLDMTLRDIERVLYFESFVVTEPGMTSLERSQLLNEEDYLDALEEYGDEFDAKMGAEAILGLLDNIDLEQEIKMMREELPETNSETKRKKITKRLKLMEAFHQSGNDPRWMIMTVLPVLPPDLRPLVPLDGGRFATSDLNDLYRRVINRNNRLKRLLDLAAPDIIVRNEKRMLQEAVDALLDNGRRGRAITGSNKRPLKSLADMIKGKQGRFRQNLLGKRVDYSGRSVITVGPTLRLHQCGLPKKMALELFKPFIYGKLELRGLATTIKAAKKLVEREAPEVWDVLDEVIREHPVLLNRAPTLHRLGIQAFEPVLIEGKAIHLHPLVCAAYNADFDGDQMAVHVPLTLEAQLEARALMMSTNNILSPANGEPIIVPSQDVVLGLYYMTRDKVNGLGEGAVFKDPKEAEKAYRTNNVELHSRVKVRITETLTNDAGEKETATRIVDTTAGRAILSLILPEGMSFDLINQPMGKKQISRLLNGCYRQLGLKDTVIFADQIMYTGFHFAMLSGASVGIDDMVIPDAKKDIVDAAEAEVTEIQEQFQSGLVTAGEKYNKIIDIWSSANERVAKSMMDNLSKEVVKNAKGEDEEQDSFNSIYMMADSGARGSPAQIRQLAGMRGLMAKPDGSIIETPIIANFREGLNVLQYFISTHGARKGLADTALKTANSGYLTRRLVDVAQDMVVLSEDCGTEDGTVMRPLIEGGDVVEPLRERVLGRVVAEDVYLPNSNEVLIPRNVMIDEALCDQLEINSIDEVKVRSVITCDNDFGVCAQCYGRDLARGHIINQGESVGVIAAQSIGEPGTQLTMRTFHIGGAASRASAENSIQVKTDGSIKLARAKFVTNSDGKIVITSRSSELTVIDELGRQKERYKVPYGAVMSKADGEAVSAGEVIANWDPHTHPIITEVEGKVQFADMVDGVTITRQTDELTGLSSIVVIDPKDRTGSGKEMRPAIRLVDEKGQAVNMSGTDMPAQYFLPGNALVNLEDGAQVQSGDAIARIPQESSKTRDITGGLPRVADLFEARKPKDPAILAEMSGTVSFGKETKGKRRLIITAEHGAVQHEEMIPKWRQLNVFEGEQVEKGEVIADGPESPHDILRLRGTLDVCTYIVNEVQDVYRLQGVKINDKHIEVIVRQMLRKCVITGAGDSQFLESETAEVAAVNIGNRELEAQNKEPAKFEYQLLGITKASLSTESFISAASFQETTRVLTEAAVSGKTDDLRGLKENVIVGRLIPAGTGYAYHQKRAASRMKVALPEVETQVTADEAEKALTDALNADFSGNQD; this is translated from the coding sequence GTGAAAGACTTACTGAAGTTTCTCAAGCAACAGAACAAAACAGAAGAATTCGATCGTATTCGAATTGGTTTATCGTCACCTGACATGATTCGTTCATGGTCATTCGGTGAAGTGAAAAAACCTGAAACTATTAACTACCGTACGTTCAAACCTGAACGCGACGGCTTGTTCTGTGCGCGTATTTTTGGCCCGATTAAAGACTACGAATGTTTGTGTGGTAAATACAAGCGTTTGAAGCACCGTGGTGTAATTTGTGAAAAGTGTGGCGTTGAAGTTACCTTGACCAAAGTACGTCGTGAGCGCATGGGTCACATTGAATTGGCAAGCCCGGTTGCACATATTTGGTTCTTAAAATCATTACCGTCTCGAATCGGCTTAATGCTTGATATGACGTTACGTGATATTGAACGTGTACTTTATTTTGAATCATTTGTAGTCACTGAGCCTGGCATGACTTCGCTAGAGCGCAGTCAGTTATTAAATGAAGAAGATTACCTTGATGCGTTAGAAGAATACGGTGACGAATTTGACGCTAAAATGGGTGCTGAAGCCATTTTAGGGTTATTGGATAACATCGATCTTGAACAAGAAATCAAGATGATGCGCGAAGAGTTACCAGAGACAAACTCTGAAACTAAGCGTAAAAAAATTACTAAACGTCTTAAACTAATGGAAGCTTTCCATCAGTCAGGCAATGATCCTCGCTGGATGATCATGACAGTTTTACCTGTTTTGCCGCCTGATTTACGTCCATTAGTACCGCTAGACGGCGGCCGTTTTGCAACGTCTGATTTGAATGATTTATATCGCCGTGTGATTAACCGTAATAACCGTTTGAAACGTTTATTAGATTTAGCGGCACCCGATATTATCGTTCGTAATGAAAAACGTATGTTGCAAGAAGCGGTTGATGCATTATTAGATAATGGTCGACGTGGTCGTGCAATTACGGGTTCTAACAAGCGTCCTTTAAAATCTTTGGCTGATATGATCAAAGGTAAACAAGGTCGTTTCCGTCAAAACTTACTAGGTAAACGTGTAGATTACTCTGGCCGTTCTGTAATTACAGTAGGTCCAACATTACGTTTACACCAATGTGGTTTACCGAAAAAAATGGCACTTGAGTTATTCAAACCATTTATTTACGGAAAATTAGAGCTACGTGGTTTAGCAACGACTATTAAAGCAGCTAAAAAATTAGTTGAACGTGAAGCACCGGAAGTATGGGATGTGTTAGACGAAGTTATTCGTGAACATCCGGTATTATTAAACCGTGCGCCAACACTTCACAGATTAGGTATTCAAGCATTTGAACCTGTTCTAATTGAAGGTAAAGCAATCCATTTACACCCACTCGTTTGTGCGGCTTACAACGCTGACTTCGATGGTGACCAAATGGCGGTTCACGTACCGTTAACGTTGGAAGCTCAGTTAGAAGCTCGTGCGTTAATGATGTCAACCAATAACATTTTATCACCAGCAAACGGTGAGCCTATTATCGTTCCGTCTCAAGACGTTGTTTTGGGTCTTTATTATATGACTCGTGACAAAGTGAATGGTTTAGGTGAAGGTGCTGTATTTAAAGATCCTAAAGAAGCTGAAAAAGCATATCGTACCAACAATGTTGAATTGCACAGCCGAGTTAAAGTTAGAATTACAGAAACCCTAACAAATGATGCAGGCGAAAAAGAAACGGCAACTCGTATTGTTGATACAACTGCTGGTCGTGCAATATTATCGTTAATTTTACCAGAAGGCATGTCGTTTGATTTAATCAACCAGCCAATGGGTAAAAAGCAAATTTCTCGCTTGCTAAATGGCTGTTATCGTCAACTTGGTTTAAAAGATACTGTTATCTTTGCTGACCAAATTATGTATACAGGTTTCCATTTTGCAATGCTATCAGGTGCCTCTGTTGGTATTGATGATATGGTTATTCCTGATGCCAAGAAAGATATTGTTGATGCGGCTGAAGCTGAAGTTACTGAGATTCAGGAGCAGTTCCAATCTGGTCTTGTAACAGCGGGTGAAAAATACAACAAGATTATCGATATTTGGTCTTCTGCCAATGAACGCGTTGCTAAGTCAATGATGGACAACTTATCAAAAGAAGTTGTTAAAAACGCAAAAGGCGAAGATGAAGAGCAAGACAGCTTTAACTCAATTTATATGATGGCGGATTCAGGCGCTCGTGGTAGCCCAGCTCAGATTCGTCAGTTAGCAGGTATGCGTGGCTTGATGGCAAAACCGGATGGTTCAATCATAGAAACGCCAATTATCGCTAACTTCCGTGAAGGTTTGAACGTACTTCAGTACTTTATTTCTACTCACGGTGCTCGTAAAGGTTTGGCTGATACTGCACTTAAAACCGCAAACTCAGGTTATTTAACACGTCGTTTAGTTGATGTTGCTCAAGATATGGTTGTATTGAGCGAAGATTGTGGTACTGAAGATGGTACTGTAATGCGTCCATTAATCGAAGGCGGTGATGTTGTAGAGCCACTTCGAGAGCGTGTATTAGGTCGTGTTGTAGCAGAAGATGTATATCTTCCAAATAGCAATGAAGTACTTATCCCACGTAACGTGATGATTGACGAAGCTTTATGTGATCAATTAGAAATTAATTCAATTGATGAAGTTAAAGTTCGCTCAGTTATAACTTGTGATAATGACTTTGGTGTTTGTGCTCAGTGTTATGGTCGTGACTTGGCTCGTGGTCATATCATTAACCAAGGTGAATCCGTTGGTGTTATTGCGGCACAATCGATTGGTGAACCGGGTACACAGCTTACCATGCGTACATTCCACATTGGTGGTGCAGCATCAAGAGCGTCAGCTGAAAACAGCATTCAAGTTAAAACGGATGGTTCAATTAAATTAGCTCGTGCTAAATTTGTAACGAACTCAGATGGAAAAATTGTCATTACTTCACGTTCAAGTGAATTAACGGTAATTGATGAATTAGGCCGTCAAAAAGAACGTTATAAAGTACCTTACGGTGCCGTAATGAGCAAAGCAGACGGTGAAGCAGTTTCGGCTGGCGAAGTCATTGCTAATTGGGATCCGCATACGCATCCAATTATTACCGAGGTTGAAGGTAAAGTTCAGTTTGCTGATATGGTCGATGGTGTTACTATTACCCGTCAAACCGATGAGTTAACTGGTTTATCTAGCATTGTGGTTATCGATCCGAAAGATCGCACAGGCTCAGGTAAAGAAATGCGCCCTGCGATTCGATTGGTTGATGAAAAAGGTCAAGCGGTTAACATGAGCGGCACAGATATGCCAGCTCAGTACTTCTTGCCTGGTAATGCATTAGTTAACCTTGAAGATGGTGCGCAGGTACAAAGTGGTGATGCGATTGCACGTATTCCGCAAGAGAGTTCGAAAACTCGTGACATTACGGGTGGTCTACCTCGAGTAGCTGATTTATTTGAAGCGCGTAAACCGAAAGATCCAGCTATCTTAGCTGAAATGTCTGGTACTGTGAGCTTTGGTAAAGAAACAAAAGGCAAACGCCGTTTGATTATTACCGCAGAGCATGGTGCTGTTCAGCACGAAGAAATGATTCCTAAATGGCGTCAATTAAATGTGTTTGAAGGTGAGCAGGTTGAAAAAGGTGAGGTAATCGCCGATGGTCCTGAATCACCTCATGATATTTTACGTCTACGTGGTACTTTAGATGTTTGTACCTACATCGTAAACGAAGTACAAGACGTATATCGTTTACAAGGTGTAAAAATCAATGACAAACACATTGAAGTAATTGTTCGTCAAATGCTACGTAAGTGTGTTATTACCGGTGCTGGTGATTCACAATTCTTAGAAAGTGAAACAGCTGAAGTCGCTGCGGTTAACATTGGTAATCGTGAACTAGAAGCTCAAAATAAAGAGCCAGCTAAATTTGAATACCAATTATTAGGTATTACAAAAGCTTCACTTTCAACTGAATCATTTATTTCTGCCGCCTCGTTCCAGGAAACAACTCGAGTGTTAACTGAAGCCGCGGTAAGTGGTAAGACAGATGATTTACGTGGTTTGAAAGAAAACGTTATTGTAGGTCGTTTGATTCCTGCAGGTACAGGCTATGCTTATCATCAAAAACGGGCTGCAAGCCGAATGAAAGTTGCTTTACCTGAAGTAGAAACTCAAGTGACCGCAGACGAAGCAGAAAAAGCCTTGACTGATGCATTAAATGCAGATTTCAGTGGCAATCAGGACTAA
- the rpsL gene encoding 30S ribosomal protein S12 has translation MATINQLVRKPRVKQITKSNVPALEACPQRRGVCTRVYTTTPKKPNSALRKVCRVRLTNGFEVTSYIGGEGHNLQEHSVVLIRGGRVKDLPGVRYHTVRGSLDCAGVAKRRKARSKYGAKRPKA, from the coding sequence ATGGCAACTATTAACCAGCTCGTGCGCAAGCCTCGTGTAAAGCAGATTACTAAAAGTAATGTACCTGCTTTAGAAGCTTGTCCACAGCGACGTGGTGTATGTACTCGTGTATATACAACTACACCAAAAAAACCAAATTCGGCATTACGTAAAGTTTGTCGTGTTCGTTTAACCAACGGTTTTGAAGTAACTTCTTATATCGGTGGTGAAGGCCATAACTTACAAGAGCATAGTGTTGTTCTTATTCGTGGTGGTCGTGTTAAAGATTTACCCGGTGTGCGTTATCACACTGTACGTGGTTCATTGGACTGTGCAGGTGTTGCTAAGCGTAGAAAAGCACGCTCTAAGTACGGTGCTAAGAGACCTAAGGCTTAA
- the rpsG gene encoding 30S ribosomal protein S7 yields MPRRRVVGQRKILPDPKFHSELLAKFVNVVMLDGKKSIAEKIVYGALDIAVEKSSKQHVEVFENALDNVRPAVEVKSRRVGGSTYQVPVEVRPVRRNTLGMRWLVEAARKRGEKSMSQRLAAEIIDASENKGSAVKKREDVHRMAEANKAFAHYRW; encoded by the coding sequence ATGCCTAGAAGAAGAGTTGTAGGTCAACGTAAAATCCTACCAGATCCTAAGTTCCATAGTGAACTATTAGCTAAATTCGTAAATGTCGTTATGTTAGACGGCAAAAAATCAATCGCTGAAAAGATTGTTTACGGTGCACTAGATATCGCAGTTGAAAAATCAAGCAAACAGCATGTTGAAGTTTTCGAAAATGCGCTTGATAATGTTCGTCCTGCAGTCGAAGTTAAGTCTCGTCGTGTTGGTGGTTCTACCTATCAGGTTCCTGTAGAAGTTCGCCCAGTTCGTCGTAACACTCTTGGTATGCGTTGGTTAGTAGAAGCTGCTCGTAAGCGTGGTGAAAAATCAATGTCTCAGCGTCTAGCTGCCGAAATTATAGACGCGTCAGAAAACAAAGGTTCTGCTGTTAAGAAACGTGAAGACGTTCACCGTATGGCAGAAGCTAACAAAGCATTCGCTCATTATCGTTGGTAA